The region GCATGTCGTAGAAGGTGCCGTGGTTGTTGGTGGCGGCGGCCTCCTCCTTGCCGAAGTCACTGGTCCTGAGCCAGCCGAGGAAGTCGCTGTTCCACTTCGTCATGCCGGCCCGGTCCTTCCGGGTCCAGCCCGGGGCGCCGGTGTCCAGCAGGGCGAGCGCGTCGAGGACGCTGGTGAACGACTGCGAGAAGTCGATGATGCCGATGGCCCGGCCGTCGTACCTGCAGGGAATGAACTGCGCGTGGTTCAGGTTCGGGTTCATCCTCGTGGCCGGGTCGAGGAACCAGGTGCGCAGCACCTGCCCGGCCTTCTCCGCGTACCGCTTCTCGCCGGTGTAGTACCAGGCGAGGGAGAGGTCGTACGCGGCGTCGAAGGTCTTCTCGACGTCCTGGCGGTCGGTGCCGGTGTCGACCTCGGGGTTGCGCTCGCCGTCGCGTTGCACATAGGGGCAGCCCCAGGTGTTGTCGCTGGTCAGGGGCTTGGAGGGCCACCAGTAGGGAGCCTGGCTCAGGTAGTCGTGGACGTCGCCGCCGGGGGCTGGGCGTGGTTTGTCGACGACCGTCCAGGGGCCCTGGCTCAGCCATTTGGCGGCCCGGGCCGTCAACGCGTCCACGCTGCGGCGCAGTTGGCGGTCGCCGTGCTCCACTCGGAGCTTGGTCCGGTGGAGTTGGGCGCCGTCCAGTACGGCCGTGTGCGGGACCTCGGGCGCGGACCCCGCTGTCACCCGCGCCGAGGCGGTGGGGACGGCGGCGCCGACGGCGAACGCGGCGAAGGCCACCAGGAGGACGCTCAGTCGTGACAGTGCCGAGGGTGCGCTCATCGATCCACTCCGTTCTGGTGGGCGAACGTGCGGGGGGTGAGGTGACACGGGGAAAAGCCCTAGAGCGCGCGTTGTGCAGTGTGCAGATTCCGCGGCCGTACCGCGTGCGGGCTGCCGTACAGCTCCAGGCGGCTATGGAGGTCGCCGGTGAGGTCGGGGACGTCGATCTGGTCGAACTCCCTGACCTCGTCGATGCCGACGGTGGCGGAGTACGGTGCCAGGCCGTCGATCCTGACGAGTCCCGCGCGCGCGTTGGTGACGCGGATGTTCCAGTGGGCGAAGCGGGCGCCGAACAGGGGGCCGGCGCTCGCGTCACCGCCGTGGCGGCCGTTGTTGTTCAGGGTGATGTCGGTGCGGACGTTGGCGAAGGGCAGTCCGCGGTGGCTGTCGAAGGTGCCCATCCGCATGTCGCCGCGCGACCAGACGTTGTACGAGGACAGCCCCTCGACGTTGATGCCGTGCAGTTGGGTGTTCGAGGGGGCGGGGACGGTGCGCTCCTCGATGGTGAAGTCCTCGACGAGGTTGTCGTGCGAGCCCTCACGGCAGAAGTAGGGGTGGTGGGAGCCGCGGCCGGTGACACGTGTCCGCCGCAGGGTGCACGCGGAGGCGGACACGAGGCCGAAGCCGTTGTCGACGTGGCGGACCGTCACGTCGTCCACCCAGCAGTCGTACGCGCACTGCAGGACGACGCCGTTGTGCCCCTTGTCCAGCAGATGCGGCTGCTGCGGGGTCTCCATGGCCTCAAGGGTCAGGCCCTCCACTCCGGAGCCCGTCAACTCCGCGACATGCGTGGTCAGTTGAGGGTTCCATTCGGGGCGTACGTCGAGTGGCAGCGGTCGTTCGAGGGTGACCGTGCGGCCCCGGACCCTGGCGATGCGGACGGGCCACTCGTAGGGGACGTACGACGTCAGCTTCGTCTTGTCCTCCCAGAAGTAGGCCTCGGGTCCGGGCCCGCCGCCGCACATGTGCTCCAGGAGCGTGTGCTCCGCGTCGTCGGCCAGCCGGAGGAGGACCAGGGCGCCGGGGCGCAGTGACGTCGGGTTCGTCACCGTGATCGTCCATGAGCCCTGCCGGGCCGGGGCGACCGCTGTGAGCGGGCGCCACTCGTCGCGCCGGTTGCCCGTCCATCCCTCGAAGGGCCACGCCTTCGCCCTGATCGCGGCGACGAGAGAGGACCAACGGGCCCTGGGGGCAAGCCAGATCAGGCCTCCCGCCCATGACCAGCCCGACTTGTCGCCGCCGTAGCGGGAGCCGTAGGCGCCGATCAGTTCGGTGAGGTTCTTCGTCGCGTACAGGGTCGTACGGCCGCTGCCGGCGCCCTTGAGGGTCACGTTCGACCGGTCCAGGCGGATCACGTCGTCGATACGGAACGTGCCGGGCGGGATGGTGACCGTGCCGCCGCCGGCCCGGCCGGCGGCGGCGATGGCCCGGTTGATCGCGGGGGCGGAGTCGGTCACGCCGTCGGCCACGGCGCCGAAATCGCGTACGTCGGCGACAGCGGGGCGGCGGGGGCGGCGGACCGCGCCGCCGAAGCAACCCGCGCGGCCGATGTAGGGGATCTGCAGGTGGGTGAAGGGGGTGCGTTCGAACTCCCGCCAGAGGAGCGGGGTTCCGGTCGACGGCGTTCCGGTCGACGGCGTTCCGGTCGACGGGGTTCCCGGTCCGGCGGCCGCCGCGATGCCGGCACCGGCCGCTACCGCACCGGCCGCTACGGCGACGGCGCCGCCAAGGACGGCGCGCCTGGTCGAACTGGAGGTCATGCGCATGACATTTTGCTCACCGGTGAGGGGTGCCTGTGCGTCTCTCATGTCCGTTCGCCCTTCCCATGGTCTTTCATGGATGTGAACGACGTTCAGATGTGCGCTGAGCGGTGAGCATGCCATGACACTCTTGAGGGCGAAAGGGCTCGTGCGCTCTTTATTGGTTTGGACCTTTAAGGGGATAGCTCACGCACCGATTCAGATGGGTGAACCGGCCGATGACGAAGCCCATCAGACCACCGACGGGCGCCGCGGTGGCCGCCACCGCTACACGCTGACCCGCGTCTCCGCTGATACATCGGATCTATCATGGAGCACCTTAGGGACGGTGGACACCGAGACGCCCACCTGACCAGCAATCGCGGCGAGAGCGCGCCGTCTTCCCTGGCCGGATCCCGTCGGAGCCATTGACGTCATCGGATGAATCTCTTACGTTGCCGAGCGATCGGGTGTTGCGAGAACTGTCGCAACCCTTGTGGCGCTCGGCACGAACGCCCTCGCCCCATGTACCGCACTGCCCGTACTCGTGGGCCAACTGGCGCCCGGTGAGCGCTGGTTGAGCTGTGCCGTGCTCGGCGCCCCCGTCGGAGCCGACGCCGAGACGGCCGGGCGGGAATCCCCGATCGGGGCATGCCCACCGACCGCCGCACACCCGTCATCCGAATCCGAATCCGACGAGTGGAGACCGGACATGAGACGCGGACATCTCTCCCTGCTGGCCGTCGTGACGGCGCTGCTGACGTCCCCGGTCCAGACCCAGGCGCATGCGCACGCGGCGCAGTCCGGCCGCGCGTACCACGTCGCGCCTCGCGGCAGCGACCACGCACCCGGCACGCCGGCAGGTCCGCTGCGTACCATCGGCGCCTGCCTCGAACGAGTCCGCCCCGGCGACACCTGCCTGGTCCACCGGGGCACCTACCGTGAGCAACTCACCCCTCCCTCCGGCACCGAGGGTGCTCCGGTCACGATCGCCGCGTACGGAGACGGTCCGGTGACCGTCGACGGAACGGAGCGGGTGACCGGCTGGAAGGACGCGGGCGGCGGACTGATCGCCACCGACACCGACCTCCCGTCCGGCATTGACTTCAACGCGGTGTTCCTGGACAACACCCGTGCCGCTGAGGGCCGTTGGCCCAACTCCGGCGCCGATCCGCTGAACGTCACCTGGGCCGAGGCCGACGCCACCTCCACCGACCAGCACATCGACGACACCGACCTGCCCGACGCCGGCTGGACCGGCGCCACCGTGCACCTGTGGGCGGGCTCCAACCCATGGGCCCAGCAGACCGGCACGGTCACCGCCGCCTCGACGGGCAAGCTGGACTTCCACGGCGGCAACTACCGCTGCCCGCCCCTGTGCATGGGCAACCAGACCTACCGCAACTACTACCTCGTCGGGTCGAAGGCCGCCCTCGACCAGCCCGGCGAGTGGTACTACGACAAGGCCGCGCACCGGCTTTACATGGTCCCCCCGAAGGACGGCATCGCCGGACACACGGTGACCGCCAAGCACCGGCTGTGGGCCGTCGACCTGAGCGACAGTTCGTACGTCACCGTGCGCGGGCTGAACCTCTGGGGCACTTCCCTCCGAACGGGCAAGTCGAGTACGGGAGTTGTGGTCGACGGGCTGCACGCCACGTACATCTCCGAGTTCTCCACCCTGCCGATGCCGCCGGACGGTGATCTCGCGGTCGAGCCGTTCGAAGGCAACATCGTCGCCTCCCGCATCCTCGACTCGGGCGTGCAGATCCTCGGCACCGGCAACACCCTGAAGAACAGCGAGATCGCGCGGTCGGCCGGCGACGGCGTCCTGGTCCGTGGCACCGGCAACACCGTCACCGACAACTACATCCACGACGTCGGATGGATGGGCAGTTACACCCCCGGCATCGAGATCAACGGCAACGGCCACACGGTCACCCACAACACGATCCGGCGTACCGGACGGGCGGCCATCGACACCGCCTGGCAGCTCAACGGCACCGAGTTCCACGACAACCGCATCGCCTACAACGACATGTCCGAGGCGATGCGCACCTCCCGCGACGGCTCCCCCTTCTATGTGTGCTGCAGCCTGAACGGCTCGGGCACCTCCGTCGACCACAACACCGCGCACGACGCCGACGGCCAGAACGGCTACTACGTCGACAACTACTCCGGCCACTTCAGGCTCCACCACAACGTCGCCTGGAACACCGGCAGCCGGGGCGTCTTCTTCAACGGGCACACCGGCCCGAGCATCGCCAACGAGGACCACAACTCCAGTTACGGAGTGGGCGTCAACGTCGCCTCGGTCGCCCTCGGCGGCGCGACGGACGCGTCAGGTTCGTACTTCAGCAACATCGTCGGGCCCAAGCCGGTCACCGCGACGCGGACCGGAAACCCACTGCCGGTCGTCCGCTCCAACCTGATCAGCGAGAAGCCCGGCTACTCGGACGCCGTCAACGGTGAGCTGTGGCTGACACCGGGTTCGCCCGCCATCGACGCGGGCGAGGTGGTCGACGGCGTCACGACCGACACCGTGGGCGCGGCTCCCGACCAGGGCGCCTACGAGTACGGCGCTCCCGTCTGGTCGACCGGTTGCGATCTGCCCGACTGCCGGCAACGGGTACGCCATGGCGAGTGGACCGCCACGGCGAGCGACGGCACCGATGCCCGGGCCGGCGTCGACGGCGACATCAACACCCGCTGGACGGGCGCCGCCCCGCAGGCTGTCGGCCAGTCCCTGACCGTCGACCTCGGCGAGAGCAAGACCTTCGGCCGGCTCTCCCTCGACGCGGGCCGTGACACCAGCGGGCAGCCGTACGGCTTCACGGTCTCCGTGAGCCGCGACGGCACGCACTGGGGTGAGCCCCTCGCCAGGGTCTCCGGCCGCTCCTTCACCCAGGACGCGGTGTTCCCCCGGCAGACCACCGCCCGCTACGTACGCGTCACGCTGACCGCGAACGGGCCGACGCCCTGGGACGTCAACGACATCAGGCTGTACGCGGAAGGGCCCGACGCCGCCTCGACGCTCCAGGCCGAACAGGCCACCTCTGTAAGAGGAGTGGCGCGCGGCACGGCGGCCACCGGTGCCCTCGGCTCGGGCGACAGGCTGGGCTTCGACGCGGTGAACGTCCGGGGCAGGCATTTCACCGTGCGCCTCGCCTCCACCTGCGCGCGGGGCTGCTCGCTCCGGTTGCGCCTGGACTCACCGGACGGCCCGGT is a window of Streptomyces sp. B21-083 DNA encoding:
- a CDS encoding discoidin domain-containing protein translates to MRRGHLSLLAVVTALLTSPVQTQAHAHAAQSGRAYHVAPRGSDHAPGTPAGPLRTIGACLERVRPGDTCLVHRGTYREQLTPPSGTEGAPVTIAAYGDGPVTVDGTERVTGWKDAGGGLIATDTDLPSGIDFNAVFLDNTRAAEGRWPNSGADPLNVTWAEADATSTDQHIDDTDLPDAGWTGATVHLWAGSNPWAQQTGTVTAASTGKLDFHGGNYRCPPLCMGNQTYRNYYLVGSKAALDQPGEWYYDKAAHRLYMVPPKDGIAGHTVTAKHRLWAVDLSDSSYVTVRGLNLWGTSLRTGKSSTGVVVDGLHATYISEFSTLPMPPDGDLAVEPFEGNIVASRILDSGVQILGTGNTLKNSEIARSAGDGVLVRGTGNTVTDNYIHDVGWMGSYTPGIEINGNGHTVTHNTIRRTGRAAIDTAWQLNGTEFHDNRIAYNDMSEAMRTSRDGSPFYVCCSLNGSGTSVDHNTAHDADGQNGYYVDNYSGHFRLHHNVAWNTGSRGVFFNGHTGPSIANEDHNSSYGVGVNVASVALGGATDASGSYFSNIVGPKPVTATRTGNPLPVVRSNLISEKPGYSDAVNGELWLTPGSPAIDAGEVVDGVTTDTVGAAPDQGAYEYGAPVWSTGCDLPDCRQRVRHGEWTATASDGTDARAGVDGDINTRWTGAAPQAVGQSLTVDLGESKTFGRLSLDAGRDTSGQPYGFTVSVSRDGTHWGEPLARVSGRSFTQDAVFPRQTTARYVRVTLTANGPTPWDVNDIRLYAEGPDAASTLQAEQATSVRGVARGTAATGALGSGDRLGFDAVNVRGRHFTVRLASTCARGCSLRLRLDSPDGPVAAVVPLTDTGGEWRERSVVLRRKVGGTHDLYLVAKGGARVAALDWLTIRP
- a CDS encoding alginate lyase family protein translates to MSAPSALSRLSVLLVAFAAFAVGAAVPTASARVTAGSAPEVPHTAVLDGAQLHRTKLRVEHGDRQLRRSVDALTARAAKWLSQGPWTVVDKPRPAPGGDVHDYLSQAPYWWPSKPLTSDNTWGCPYVQRDGERNPEVDTGTDRQDVEKTFDAAYDLSLAWYYTGEKRYAEKAGQVLRTWFLDPATRMNPNLNHAQFIPCRYDGRAIGIIDFSQSFTSVLDALALLDTGAPGWTRKDRAGMTKWNSDFLGWLRTSDFGKEEAAATNNHGTFYDMQLAALAYATGDRELARRTVLNARSTRVAQQIAADGSQPQELARTRSWHYSSFALVAHTRLAAIGRHVGVNLWAYRGPDGQSLFKAVDYLLPAATGSAAWPHPELGFLRYAADDIVHAAADAGDVRARRAVSLLEEPPGGDLWALRPAAEQLDSIAG
- a CDS encoding glycosyl hydrolase family 28-related protein; this encodes MRMTSSSTRRAVLGGAVAVAAGAVAAGAGIAAAAGPGTPSTGTPSTGTPSTGTPLLWREFERTPFTHLQIPYIGRAGCFGGAVRRPRRPAVADVRDFGAVADGVTDSAPAINRAIAAAGRAGGGTVTIPPGTFRIDDVIRLDRSNVTLKGAGSGRTTLYATKNLTELIGAYGSRYGGDKSGWSWAGGLIWLAPRARWSSLVAAIRAKAWPFEGWTGNRRDEWRPLTAVAPARQGSWTITVTNPTSLRPGALVLLRLADDAEHTLLEHMCGGGPGPEAYFWEDKTKLTSYVPYEWPVRIARVRGRTVTLERPLPLDVRPEWNPQLTTHVAELTGSGVEGLTLEAMETPQQPHLLDKGHNGVVLQCAYDCWVDDVTVRHVDNGFGLVSASACTLRRTRVTGRGSHHPYFCREGSHDNLVEDFTIEERTVPAPSNTQLHGINVEGLSSYNVWSRGDMRMGTFDSHRGLPFANVRTDITLNNNGRHGGDASAGPLFGARFAHWNIRVTNARAGLVRIDGLAPYSATVGIDEVREFDQIDVPDLTGDLHSRLELYGSPHAVRPRNLHTAQRAL
- a CDS encoding LacI family DNA-binding transcriptional regulator, with translation MTSMAPTGSGQGRRRALAAIAGQVGVSVSTVPKVLHDRSDVSAETRVSV